The proteins below are encoded in one region of Rhizobium sp. 9140:
- a CDS encoding DUF1972 domain-containing protein, producing MVEQSKTVDTSRKVVNILGIRGIPAAHGGFETFAGRLAPYLVEHGWTVNVYCQESGKADYEDDWNGIHRIHISSDAIGSKGSVVFDRKCVADVCERPGIDLVLGYNTAVFNTLQRLRGRKVLMNMDGVEWRRDKWSFPVKIWLYANEFIGANISNVAIADHPEIARHLRRHGCSNAVMIPYGADRIESAPESLIERYGLKSGQYLISIARAEPENSILEIVSAFSSKKRDIKLMVLGNFSPDNAYHCKVRAAASDDVVFPGGIYEPEVVSALRYHALAYLHGHQVGGTNPSLVEALGAGNPIIAHDNRFNRWVAGDQQFYFDSQSALEALIDQIGSGLDLKQAGAAAAARHQAEFTWLKVNAAYEALLRTCL from the coding sequence ATGGTCGAACAGTCGAAGACTGTCGATACGAGCCGCAAGGTGGTGAACATTCTTGGCATTCGCGGTATTCCTGCGGCCCATGGTGGATTCGAGACCTTTGCAGGTCGCCTCGCTCCCTATCTGGTCGAGCATGGGTGGACGGTGAACGTCTACTGTCAGGAAAGCGGCAAGGCCGATTACGAGGACGATTGGAACGGCATTCACCGCATCCACATTTCCAGCGATGCCATAGGCTCGAAGGGAAGTGTGGTTTTCGACAGGAAGTGCGTCGCCGACGTTTGCGAGCGGCCGGGGATCGATCTCGTTCTCGGCTATAACACCGCCGTCTTCAACACGCTCCAGAGGCTCAGAGGCCGCAAGGTTCTCATGAACATGGATGGCGTCGAATGGCGCCGGGACAAGTGGTCGTTTCCCGTGAAGATCTGGCTCTATGCCAACGAGTTCATCGGAGCCAATATCAGCAATGTCGCGATCGCCGATCACCCCGAGATCGCGCGCCATCTGCGCCGCCACGGTTGCAGCAACGCGGTAATGATCCCGTATGGCGCCGACCGGATCGAGTCCGCACCGGAAAGCCTGATCGAACGCTACGGCCTGAAGAGCGGCCAGTATCTCATCTCCATTGCCCGTGCCGAGCCGGAAAACTCGATCCTGGAGATCGTCAGCGCCTTTTCCAGCAAGAAGCGAGACATCAAGCTCATGGTGCTTGGAAACTTCTCCCCGGACAATGCATACCATTGCAAAGTTCGGGCTGCAGCGTCGGACGACGTCGTTTTCCCTGGCGGCATCTACGAACCCGAGGTCGTCTCCGCCCTGCGTTACCATGCTCTGGCCTACCTCCATGGCCATCAGGTCGGCGGCACGAACCCCTCGCTTGTCGAAGCGCTTGGTGCCGGCAACCCGATTATCGCCCATGACAACCGCTTCAATCGGTGGGTTGCCGGCGATCAGCAATTCTATTTCGACAGCCAGAGCGCGCTTGAAGCGCTCATCGACCAGATCGGCTCCGGCCTAGACCTCAAACAGGCAGGGGCTGCGGCCGCTGCACGTCATCAGGCGGAATTCACCTGGCTGAAGGTGAACGCAGCCTACGAGGCGCTGCTTCGGACGTGCCTGTGA
- a CDS encoding glycosyltransferase family 4 protein: MKILCVHPNIELYGSDRSFLQVLEAVRAADPDGSLDVRLVGEGPITPHVERASTRILYGPMWVLRKADLKRIVLTAPISFPLAVLRARRVIRESGCDLLYISTLVPFDYLVAARFFKGPTICHVHEIPTGKAMTIFSRVLAFSRSRVIFNSKATSDAFVVPVGTGQSVIYNGVAAPAVQSDIPASGPLKLLLIGRFNAWKGQQVLVRAIAALAPEIRDRVEVRLVGGVYGGQDHFVDDVRALITASGLERSVTIHPFVDDPSEHFLWSDVVAVPSTLPEPFGRVAIEGMSYHRPIIAADHGGLSEIVEHGETGFLVAPGSETALAEALAALVADRLRCKEMGDRGFSRFEALFSEEAYGRNMVAAFGLDKPRSGSQT; this comes from the coding sequence TTGAAAATTCTCTGCGTACATCCGAACATCGAACTTTACGGTTCGGACAGAAGCTTTCTTCAAGTCCTCGAGGCTGTGAGGGCCGCCGATCCCGATGGCTCGCTTGATGTCCGTCTCGTCGGCGAGGGGCCGATCACACCGCATGTCGAGCGCGCCTCGACCCGCATTCTCTACGGACCCATGTGGGTCCTGCGAAAAGCAGACCTGAAGCGGATCGTGCTGACGGCCCCCATCAGTTTCCCTCTTGCCGTGCTGCGTGCCCGCAGGGTGATCCGCGAGTCGGGCTGCGATCTGCTCTATATCAGCACGCTCGTACCGTTCGACTATCTTGTCGCTGCCAGGTTCTTCAAAGGGCCAACGATCTGCCATGTCCACGAGATACCGACAGGCAAGGCGATGACCATCTTCTCGCGTGTTCTCGCCTTCAGCCGCAGCCGGGTCATCTTCAATTCCAAGGCGACAAGCGATGCCTTCGTCGTCCCGGTCGGGACGGGGCAGTCGGTCATCTATAACGGGGTCGCCGCACCGGCAGTTCAGTCGGATATCCCAGCCTCGGGGCCGCTCAAGCTTCTTCTGATCGGCCGCTTCAACGCGTGGAAAGGCCAGCAGGTTCTGGTCAGGGCGATAGCGGCCCTGGCACCGGAGATCCGCGATCGCGTCGAGGTTCGTCTGGTCGGTGGCGTTTACGGTGGCCAGGATCACTTCGTTGACGACGTCAGGGCGTTGATTACGGCGTCCGGCCTGGAGCGCTCGGTCACCATCCACCCGTTCGTCGATGACCCGTCCGAGCATTTCCTCTGGAGCGATGTCGTAGCCGTTCCCTCGACGCTTCCCGAGCCCTTTGGCCGTGTTGCAATCGAGGGGATGAGCTACCATCGCCCCATCATCGCCGCCGATCACGGCGGCCTTTCGGAAATCGTTGAGCATGGCGAAACCGGGTTCCTGGTGGCACCGGGAAGCGAGACGGCGCTGGCCGAGGCACTGGCCGCGCTTGTCGCCGACAGGTTGCGCTGCAAGGAGATGGGGGATCGCGGTTTCTCGCGGTTCGAGGCGCTTTTCTCCGAGGAAGCCTATGGCCGGAACATGGTGGCGGCCTTCGGTTTGGACAAACCAAGAAGCGGATCGCAGACATGA
- a CDS encoding glycosyltransferase family 2 protein: MSIDNLFIGVITFRRPKGLRRALEGIAALTFETTPPPITVIVVDNDRDGPMAGLIEEMRPSFPFPITYAVHPESGIPFARNRVVAETKGADGVILFIDDDEYPEPEWADQLLAKYRATGAEAILGPVISEFETTPPQWVSEGGFFVPRRFADGGVVPFGNTANILIDLKVFKALGLQFDPRLRFTGGEDTLLGMMIHKKGGRMLWASEARVHELVPASRVSSKWLISRKFREGNTYVLSEKLSGCSMIRQVSLFLSAVARVGGGVVLCLAALPFGTARRVKAVSRTARGLGMLNAFAGRRYDEYKTIHGS; this comes from the coding sequence ATGAGCATCGACAATCTCTTCATCGGAGTGATTACCTTTCGGCGCCCGAAAGGCCTTCGTCGGGCGCTGGAAGGCATCGCCGCGCTGACCTTCGAAACCACTCCGCCACCGATAACGGTGATCGTCGTCGATAACGATCGGGATGGTCCGATGGCCGGGCTGATCGAAGAGATGCGGCCATCGTTTCCCTTTCCCATCACTTACGCCGTCCACCCGGAATCGGGCATTCCCTTCGCGCGCAATCGTGTGGTTGCGGAGACGAAGGGCGCGGATGGAGTCATTCTCTTCATCGATGATGACGAATACCCTGAGCCTGAATGGGCAGACCAGTTGCTGGCGAAATACCGCGCTACCGGTGCCGAGGCGATCCTCGGGCCTGTCATCTCGGAGTTTGAAACGACCCCACCGCAATGGGTCTCCGAAGGCGGCTTCTTCGTTCCGCGGAGATTCGCGGACGGCGGTGTCGTTCCTTTCGGAAACACGGCCAATATCCTGATCGACCTCAAGGTTTTCAAGGCTCTCGGCCTGCAGTTCGATCCGCGGCTCCGATTTACCGGCGGGGAAGATACGCTGCTGGGCATGATGATCCACAAGAAAGGCGGGCGGATGCTCTGGGCAAGCGAAGCCAGGGTGCACGAGCTTGTTCCGGCTTCCCGCGTGTCATCGAAGTGGCTGATCTCGCGCAAGTTCCGCGAGGGCAACACCTATGTGCTCTCCGAAAAACTCTCGGGATGTTCAATGATTCGGCAGGTGTCGTTGTTTCTGTCGGCCGTGGCACGTGTCGGCGGCGGCGTTGTCCTCTGTCTTGCGGCACTGCCGTTCGGCACGGCGAGGCGGGTCAAGGCGGTCTCGCGTACGGCCCGCGGCCTCGGCATGCTGAACGCTTTCGCCGGTCGCCGGTACGACGAATACAAGACGATCCACGGATCGTGA
- a CDS encoding glycosyltransferase family 2 protein → MSIDNLFIGLITFRRPKGLRRALEGIAALTFETTPPPITVIVVDNDRDGPMAGLIEEMRPSFPFPIAYAVHPESGIPFARNRVVAETKGADGVILFIDDDEYPEPEWADQLLAKYRATGAEAILGPVISEFETTPPQWVSEGGFFVPRRFADGGVVPFGNTANILIDLKVFNALGLQFDPRMRYTGGTDTLLGMMIYKKGGRMLWASNARVREIVPASRVSSKWLISRKFREGNTYVLSEKLSGCSTKRQVSLFLSGLARVGGGAALSVAALPFGTATRVKAISRAARGLGMLNAFAGRRYNEYKTIHGS, encoded by the coding sequence ATGAGCATCGACAATCTCTTCATCGGATTGATTACATTTCGGCGCCCGAAAGGCCTTCGTCGGGCGCTGGAAGGCATCGCCGCGCTGACCTTCGAAACCACTCCGCCACCGATAACGGTGATCGTCGTCGATAACGATCGGGATGGTCCGATGGCCGGGCTGATCGAGGAGATGCGGCCATCGTTTCCCTTTCCCATCGCTTACGCCGTCCACCCGGAATCGGGCATTCCCTTCGCGCGCAATCGTGTGGTTGCGGAGACGAAGGGCGCGGATGGAGTCATTCTCTTCATCGATGATGACGAATACCCGGAGCCTGAATGGGCAGACCAGTTGCTGGCGAAATACCGCGCTACCGGTGCCGAGGCGATCCTTGGGCCTGTCATCTCGGAGTTTGAAACGACCCCACCGCAATGGGTCTCCGAAGGCGGCTTCTTCGTTCCGCGGAGATTCGCGGACGGCGGTGTCGTTCCTTTCGGAAACACGGCCAATATCCTCATCGACCTCAAGGTTTTCAACGCTCTCGGCCTGCAGTTCGATCCGCGCATGCGGTATACGGGCGGAACGGATACGCTGCTTGGCATGATGATTTACAAGAAGGGCGGGCGGATGCTCTGGGCAAGCAACGCCCGGGTTCGCGAGATTGTCCCGGCTTCCCGCGTGTCATCGAAGTGGTTGATCTCGCGCAAGTTCCGCGAAGGCAACACCTATGTGCTCTCCGAAAAGCTGTCGGGATGCTCGACCAAGCGGCAGGTCTCCCTGTTCCTGTCGGGTCTTGCACGTGTTGGCGGAGGCGCTGCCCTGTCCGTCGCAGCGCTGCCCTTTGGCACGGCAACGAGGGTCAAGGCCATCTCGCGCGCGGCCCGCGGTCTGGGCATGCTGAACGCTTTCGCCGGCCGCCGGTATAACGAATACAAGACGATTCACGGTTCGTAA
- a CDS encoding acyltransferase, translated as MDAFLHRIFAALLRLVGKTYAMSPELPAGYLVNTLVRRLVWLLRALLRGRYKVFIGPGVKMRGGSRIRIGRFSTIGAHCQLDGYGREGLLLGERVNIGDYTIIGITNHPSQLGKGLKIGSDSGVGQYSYFGALGGIEIGSNVIMGQYVSFHAASHVFDRTDIPIRMQASTDLGIRIDDDVWVGSKVTFLDGAHVGAHSVVAAGAVVRGTFPPYSVIGGVPAKLLKSRLNEASLNETPST; from the coding sequence GTGGATGCTTTTCTGCACCGCATCTTCGCAGCCCTCCTGCGGTTGGTCGGCAAGACCTATGCGATGTCGCCCGAGCTTCCCGCCGGCTATTTGGTGAACACACTCGTGCGACGGTTGGTCTGGCTCTTGCGGGCGCTGCTTCGGGGGCGGTACAAGGTCTTCATCGGTCCGGGCGTGAAGATGCGCGGCGGCAGCCGCATCAGGATCGGCCGGTTCTCCACCATTGGTGCCCATTGCCAACTCGATGGCTACGGGCGCGAGGGGCTCCTCCTTGGGGAGCGGGTCAATATCGGCGACTATACGATTATCGGCATCACCAACCACCCGAGCCAGTTGGGTAAGGGCTTGAAAATTGGCTCCGACAGCGGCGTCGGGCAGTATTCCTATTTCGGCGCGCTCGGCGGCATCGAGATCGGCAGCAATGTAATCATGGGCCAGTATGTCTCGTTCCATGCCGCAAGCCATGTTTTCGACCGCACGGATATCCCGATCCGCATGCAGGCCTCGACCGATCTCGGCATCCGCATCGATGACGATGTCTGGGTCGGGTCAAAGGTAACGTTTCTCGATGGCGCCCATGTTGGCGCGCACAGCGTGGTCGCTGCTGGCGCCGTGGTGCGCGGCACCTTTCCACCCTATTCGGTCATCGGCGGCGTGCCGGCAAAGCTGCTGAAGAGCCGCCTGAACGAAGCGTCGCTGAACGAGACGCCCTCGACCTGA
- a CDS encoding endo-1,4-beta-xylanase, whose translation MTGFLRRQFLAGASLSIGAGAAGRFAGVSPVSAALANSIAPSSATESHDSLRNLAARRGLFYGSAMKSGQITEDPAFTAAVIADCSAIVPEYELKRVITEPSPGRFDFSGADRLSRFTQDHDMLMRGHTLVWHLANPAWLEAALTEAPSLKTHMFDYIETAMRRYGNRVPVWDVVNEAVAPEEGDFLGRRIGSPWFKAFGDSYIDDAFHHARAVAPDAVLAYNDYGVEMSGSWYGARRRAMLLLLEGLLARNVPIDMVGIQGHLIAFDKAFDEDVFAGFLAEIAGMGLKITITEFDITDRKGPADPAIRDAEVAALGRRFLDVALDSKALAGFLSWGLSDRYFWIPEDPEQQPPKGQKLRPLPLDENLAKKPLWDAIAGALRES comes from the coding sequence GTGACCGGATTTCTCAGACGGCAGTTTCTCGCAGGCGCGAGCCTCAGCATCGGGGCGGGCGCTGCAGGGAGGTTCGCGGGCGTTTCGCCTGTGAGCGCCGCACTGGCGAACAGTATCGCGCCCTCCTCTGCGACCGAAAGCCATGACAGCCTGCGCAACCTTGCCGCTCGCCGCGGGCTCTTCTACGGCTCCGCCATGAAGAGCGGGCAGATCACCGAGGATCCTGCCTTCACAGCGGCGGTCATCGCGGATTGCAGCGCCATCGTTCCGGAATACGAGCTGAAACGCGTTATCACCGAACCCTCGCCCGGTCGCTTCGACTTCAGCGGTGCCGATCGACTGTCGCGCTTTACGCAGGACCACGACATGCTGATGCGCGGGCATACGCTGGTCTGGCATCTCGCCAACCCCGCATGGCTCGAGGCGGCTCTCACGGAAGCGCCCTCCCTGAAGACGCATATGTTCGACTATATCGAGACGGCAATGCGACGGTATGGAAACCGCGTTCCCGTCTGGGACGTGGTGAATGAGGCCGTCGCGCCCGAGGAGGGCGATTTTCTCGGCCGCAGAATCGGCTCGCCCTGGTTCAAGGCCTTCGGCGACAGCTATATCGACGACGCCTTCCACCATGCCCGCGCCGTCGCGCCCGATGCCGTTCTTGCCTACAACGACTATGGTGTCGAGATGTCGGGAAGCTGGTACGGCGCTCGCCGCAGGGCCATGCTGCTTCTGCTCGAAGGTCTCCTGGCCCGCAACGTTCCCATCGACATGGTCGGCATCCAGGGACATCTCATCGCCTTCGACAAGGCGTTCGATGAAGATGTATTTGCCGGCTTTCTCGCCGAGATCGCCGGGATGGGTCTGAAGATCACGATCACCGAATTCGACATTACCGACCGGAAGGGGCCAGCCGATCCCGCCATACGTGATGCCGAAGTGGCGGCGCTCGGGCGTCGGTTTCTCGATGTCGCGCTCGACTCCAAGGCACTGGCCGGCTTTCTCAGCTGGGGTCTCAGCGACCGGTATTTCTGGATTCCGGAAGATCCCGAGCAACAGCCGCCCAAGGGGCAGAAACTCCGCCCGCTGCCGCTCGATGAGAACCTTGCGAAGAAACCGCTCTGGGACGCGATCGCCGGTGCGCTTCGAGAGTCCTGA
- a CDS encoding glycosyltransferase family 2 protein, with product MSARTDPQVSVVIPLFNRAHLIGATLQSVLAQSFQDFEVIVVDDGSGDDPRAAIATIGDLRIRLVRQENQGASVARNRGVQEARGALVAFLDSDDRFLPHHLTTMVELLTGRTDTAAYAQVIADRGENRTFVKPSRGIRDDETMADYLVCRGGFVQTSTLVVPRSWAMTVPYRPDISFGDDTDIAIRLSLEGCRFIMAPTPGAIWSDERGADRLSSSSAASQARFTWLDDLRGQIPHRAYAGYRGWHVAKTLIRAEPRKAWGLYGKALLSGAYPPKLALRIALQLLLNGDGYRRLADRLVARRRRIPS from the coding sequence ATGTCCGCGCGCACGGACCCGCAGGTCAGCGTCGTCATCCCGCTCTTCAACAGGGCGCACCTTATCGGCGCGACCCTGCAATCGGTGTTGGCGCAGTCGTTTCAGGACTTCGAGGTGATCGTGGTCGATGACGGGTCCGGGGACGATCCCCGCGCCGCCATCGCCACCATAGGCGATCTCCGCATCCGGCTCGTCCGGCAGGAAAATCAGGGTGCATCGGTCGCGCGCAATCGAGGCGTACAAGAGGCCCGTGGCGCACTCGTCGCCTTCCTCGATTCAGACGATCGCTTCCTTCCCCACCACCTCACCACCATGGTCGAGCTGCTCACCGGACGGACGGATACGGCAGCTTATGCACAGGTTATCGCCGATCGAGGGGAGAACCGGACATTCGTGAAGCCGTCTCGTGGCATCCGGGATGACGAGACGATGGCCGACTATCTCGTCTGCCGCGGCGGCTTCGTGCAGACCAGCACGCTGGTCGTTCCCCGATCCTGGGCCATGACAGTGCCCTATCGCCCGGATATCAGCTTCGGCGACGACACCGACATCGCCATCCGGCTTTCGCTGGAAGGATGCAGGTTCATCATGGCTCCGACGCCGGGCGCCATCTGGTCGGACGAGCGGGGCGCCGATCGCCTGTCCTCATCATCCGCGGCGAGCCAAGCGCGCTTTACGTGGCTCGACGATCTGCGCGGACAGATCCCGCACAGGGCCTATGCCGGCTATCGCGGCTGGCATGTCGCCAAGACGCTGATCCGGGCGGAACCGCGCAAGGCCTGGGGGCTCTACGGAAAAGCGCTTCTCAGTGGCGCCTATCCGCCAAAGCTTGCCCTGCGTATCGCCCTGCAGCTGCTCTTGAATGGCGATGGCTACCGGCGGCTGGCCGACCGGCTGGTGGCGCGCAGACGAAGGATACCCTCGTGA
- a CDS encoding O-antigen ligase family protein, with product MSINNVPAYNATLAFAGAVRSKEPLWLRRFLEFMLCTFLAYVFTDGTLIAVNTGVSDMTSLVLESGEGDSSRQIFYIGIALLLFLIAARHGLRNVVLPFPTSVFIVVFWCFCSVSWAIVPDISLRRTILATIIIFATITIVSALGPLRVTQLLYRILAFFVVANMLSVVLLPGYAIHSEHEMDTALIGAWHGLMPHKNVASAVTALSAIVFGYHAFLTRSWKSAVLLVLSIIFLLGTRGKTSLGIVVPCLIAGIMYNHAFRTQRQRFLLFATTFLLLAGLAMFAMVFTPLLAQIFDDPASFTGRVAIWDIVLRYAEAYPITGAGFGSFWLIGQDSPILRIGGDMPWLFGIAHSHNGYLEMLVTTGVPGLVLTVIMFVIVPFYSFVMADSAWRKINGLYFGIWLFAVIYNLLETHIMNRDRQVWVIMLIAIQVAFLHRKREAGTGPRIVLGT from the coding sequence ATGAGTATCAATAACGTCCCGGCCTATAATGCAACATTGGCATTTGCGGGCGCGGTGCGGTCCAAGGAGCCTCTCTGGCTTCGCCGCTTCCTTGAATTCATGCTGTGCACCTTTCTCGCCTACGTCTTCACCGATGGAACGTTGATTGCGGTCAATACCGGCGTCAGCGACATGACGAGCCTTGTGCTCGAAAGTGGCGAAGGCGACTCCAGTCGGCAGATCTTCTATATCGGCATCGCCCTCCTGCTCTTCCTGATTGCCGCGCGCCACGGGCTGCGCAATGTCGTCTTGCCTTTTCCCACTTCTGTCTTCATCGTCGTCTTCTGGTGCTTCTGCAGTGTTTCCTGGGCCATCGTTCCCGACATTTCACTGCGGCGCACCATTCTCGCGACCATCATCATCTTCGCAACCATCACCATCGTCTCGGCGCTCGGGCCGTTACGCGTCACGCAATTGCTCTACCGGATCCTCGCCTTCTTCGTCGTCGCCAACATGCTCTCGGTCGTTCTCCTGCCGGGCTACGCCATTCATTCCGAGCATGAAATGGACACGGCTCTGATTGGGGCATGGCACGGTCTCATGCCGCACAAAAACGTCGCATCCGCGGTTACCGCCCTTTCGGCCATCGTGTTCGGCTACCACGCCTTTCTCACGCGCAGCTGGAAATCGGCCGTGCTTCTGGTCCTCTCCATCATCTTTCTCCTGGGAACGCGCGGCAAGACCTCGCTCGGCATTGTCGTACCCTGCCTGATTGCGGGCATCATGTACAACCACGCCTTCCGCACTCAGCGGCAGAGGTTTCTATTGTTCGCGACCACCTTCCTGTTGCTTGCGGGACTTGCCATGTTCGCCATGGTCTTTACGCCGCTGCTCGCACAGATTTTCGACGATCCGGCCTCGTTTACCGGCCGCGTGGCCATCTGGGACATCGTGCTGCGCTATGCCGAGGCGTATCCGATAACCGGTGCCGGCTTCGGCTCGTTCTGGCTGATCGGGCAGGATTCGCCCATCCTGCGTATCGGCGGCGACATGCCGTGGCTCTTCGGCATTGCACATTCGCATAACGGCTACCTCGAAATGCTTGTCACCACCGGTGTCCCCGGACTCGTGCTGACGGTCATCATGTTCGTCATCGTACCGTTCTATTCCTTCGTCATGGCCGACTCCGCCTGGCGGAAGATCAATGGGCTCTACTTCGGCATCTGGCTCTTCGCTGTCATCTACAACCTCCTGGAAACGCACATCATGAACCGCGACCGACAGGTATGGGTCATCATGCTCATCGCCATCCAGGTCGCGTTCCTCCACCGCAAGCGAGAGGCCGGCACCGGCCCGCGCATCGTTCTGGGCACCTAG
- a CDS encoding glycosyltransferase family 2 protein yields MRTAVLVAIPTYRRPAELERLLSRIARLDIAVPVTVLVADNDPEGRQGEEVVAALAARSYRFPMEAITVSAKGLAKVRNTLFTHALSHHTFTHIAMIDDDEWPDAPWLGELLRVQKVTGADIVGAPVASIFEGTGGSWMRRARLFQPEARPEGPCPIIWASNNVLLTRDCIETAGPPWFDLAFNLTGGEDVEFFTRLKAQGKRFAWAPGALIFESVPCERMQARWLLRRGLRIGSTDARIQLRHGTGRLHRARTIGKAVLGLVASLSLLPLRALSGKRRADGLFSAARAAGKFYGFYGGRVHEYQ; encoded by the coding sequence ATGAGGACCGCGGTTCTCGTTGCCATACCGACCTACAGGCGTCCCGCCGAACTCGAGCGTCTGCTGTCGCGGATCGCCCGGCTGGACATCGCCGTGCCCGTCACGGTGCTGGTGGCCGACAACGATCCCGAGGGGCGGCAGGGCGAAGAGGTCGTTGCGGCGCTTGCAGCCCGCTCCTATCGTTTCCCCATGGAAGCGATCACGGTTTCAGCAAAGGGATTGGCGAAAGTGCGCAACACGCTGTTTACGCATGCACTTTCCCATCATACCTTCACGCATATCGCAATGATCGATGACGACGAGTGGCCGGACGCACCCTGGCTCGGCGAACTCCTGCGCGTCCAGAAGGTCACCGGAGCGGATATCGTCGGTGCGCCCGTCGCCTCCATTTTCGAAGGCACCGGCGGGAGTTGGATGCGTCGAGCGCGCCTGTTCCAGCCGGAAGCCAGGCCCGAGGGACCCTGCCCGATCATCTGGGCGAGCAACAACGTGCTTCTCACGCGCGACTGCATCGAGACCGCCGGACCGCCCTGGTTCGATCTCGCCTTCAACCTCACCGGTGGTGAGGATGTCGAGTTCTTCACCCGGCTGAAGGCGCAGGGCAAGCGTTTCGCCTGGGCGCCCGGCGCCCTGATCTTCGAGAGCGTGCCCTGCGAGCGCATGCAAGCGCGGTGGCTTCTGCGGCGGGGCTTGCGCATCGGTTCGACGGACGCCCGCATCCAGTTGCGCCACGGCACCGGCCGCCTTCATCGTGCGCGCACGATAGGCAAGGCTGTTCTCGGTCTCGTTGCCAGTCTGTCGCTGCTGCCGTTGCGGGCGCTCAGCGGCAAGCGCCGCGCCGACGGATTGTTCTCGGCCGCACGTGCGGCCGGCAAGTTCTATGGTTTCTACGGAGGCAGGGTCCATGAGTATCAATAA